Proteins encoded within one genomic window of Streptomyces sp. NBC_01314:
- a CDS encoding universal stress protein translates to MVIPLVAGVDGSEASLEAVDWAAGEAVRHDVPLHLVHAAAPDHEAYELIASASERARKVAPLVRLSSEVLSGDAVSALIGKGRNAFALVLGSRGLGGLAGLLLGSVSLAVAAHADCPVVVVRDGAEYGNARFGNVVVGVEDGEGSGTAVRFAFREAHVRRCRLVAVHAWNAPLGALAEPPPLSGYSTQAHRRPPAQVLDDALRGAAERYPDVSLSRRVIEGSARQALLNAAARADLLVVGARRRHGHTGLQLGLVNHAVLHHAPCPAAVVPQI, encoded by the coding sequence GATTCCCCTGGTGGCCGGCGTCGACGGGTCCGAGGCGAGTCTGGAGGCCGTTGACTGGGCAGCCGGTGAGGCGGTCCGCCACGATGTGCCGCTTCACCTCGTGCATGCGGCGGCCCCGGACCACGAGGCGTACGAACTGATCGCCTCCGCCTCGGAGCGGGCAAGAAAGGTCGCTCCCCTGGTACGGCTGTCGAGCGAGGTGCTGTCTGGGGACGCGGTGTCCGCCCTGATCGGCAAGGGGCGCAACGCCTTCGCGCTGGTACTTGGGTCCAGAGGGCTCGGGGGTCTCGCCGGGCTGCTGCTGGGCTCGGTCAGTCTGGCCGTGGCGGCGCACGCCGATTGCCCTGTCGTCGTGGTGCGCGATGGAGCGGAGTACGGGAACGCCCGGTTCGGGAACGTCGTCGTCGGTGTCGAGGACGGGGAGGGAAGCGGTACGGCGGTGCGGTTCGCCTTCCGCGAGGCCCACGTGCGGCGCTGTCGGCTGGTGGCGGTGCACGCCTGGAACGCCCCGCTCGGGGCTCTCGCCGAGCCCCCGCCCCTGTCCGGGTACTCCACGCAGGCCCACCGGCGCCCGCCGGCGCAGGTGCTCGACGACGCGTTGCGGGGTGCCGCCGAGCGATACCCGGACGTTTCGCTGAGCCGCCGGGTGATCGAGGGGTCGGCCCGGCAGGCACTTCTGAACGCCGCGGCGCGCGCCGACCTGCTCGTCGTCGGAGCCCGCAGGCGACATGGGCACACGGGTCTCCAGCTGGGCCTTGTCAACCACGCGGTGCTGCATCATGCGCCCTGTCCGGCCGCGGTCGTTCCGCAGATATGA
- a CDS encoding nicotinate phosphoribosyltransferase: MSDATTTDLYEVTMAMSYLREGMTAPATFSLFVRELPSDRGFLVAAGLESALDYLAGLRVGSEDIAAFAAALRRPARDLEPLLGLEFTGQVRAVPEGRIVLAGEPLLEVTAPLPQAQLAETYVLNQLSHQTTIASKAARCVLAAAGHPVVDFSLRRAHGPQAGYQAARLSALVGFAGTSNVAAATAEGVPAVGTMAHSFVEAHPTEEAAFRAFTRTHPGPVTLLVDTYDTETGVRIAARVLRDLDHAARGPGSAIRLDSGDLGALAVRARAVLDAAGLPDVRIVASGGLDEYAVDDLIRSGAPIDTYAVGTRVGVSADAPYLDSAYKLVEYDGRPMMKLSSAKVTAPGRKQVFRRAGFDDVIGLADERPPEDGRSLLETVMRDGRRTGKPPTLRESRERFAADLAVLPPVARRIRAPVAPRATTSEQLSALTDQVRRRIAEQTQAPAARWRNPERSTYGSQRSVPR, from the coding sequence ATGTCCGACGCGACGACCACCGACCTGTACGAGGTGACGATGGCGATGTCGTATCTGCGTGAGGGGATGACAGCCCCGGCGACGTTCAGCCTCTTCGTCCGCGAGCTGCCATCCGACCGCGGCTTCCTGGTCGCGGCGGGACTGGAATCGGCCCTGGACTACCTCGCCGGACTTCGTGTCGGCTCCGAGGACATCGCCGCATTCGCCGCGGCACTGCGCCGGCCGGCCCGGGATCTGGAGCCGCTGCTCGGGCTTGAGTTCACCGGCCAGGTGCGGGCGGTGCCGGAGGGGCGGATCGTGCTCGCGGGAGAACCCCTGCTGGAGGTGACCGCCCCGCTTCCCCAGGCGCAGCTGGCCGAGACGTACGTACTCAACCAGCTCAGCCATCAGACGACGATCGCCTCCAAGGCCGCGCGATGCGTGCTCGCCGCAGCCGGACACCCGGTCGTCGACTTCTCCCTGCGGCGCGCCCATGGCCCACAGGCCGGTTATCAGGCTGCCCGGCTGAGCGCGCTGGTGGGCTTCGCCGGGACCAGCAACGTGGCCGCGGCGACGGCTGAAGGCGTGCCGGCGGTCGGCACGATGGCCCACTCGTTCGTGGAGGCGCATCCGACGGAGGAGGCTGCGTTCCGTGCCTTCACCCGGACTCACCCCGGCCCGGTCACCCTGCTGGTGGACACGTACGACACCGAGACCGGCGTCCGCATCGCGGCCCGTGTCCTGCGAGACCTCGACCACGCGGCCCGCGGGCCCGGCTCGGCGATCCGACTGGACAGCGGCGACCTCGGAGCCCTGGCGGTACGGGCGCGCGCCGTCCTCGACGCCGCCGGCCTGCCGGACGTACGGATCGTCGCCAGCGGCGGTCTCGACGAGTACGCCGTGGACGATCTGATCCGCTCCGGCGCGCCGATCGACACCTACGCCGTCGGTACCCGCGTCGGCGTCTCGGCGGACGCCCCGTATCTGGATTCGGCCTACAAGCTGGTGGAGTACGACGGCCGCCCGATGATGAAGCTCTCCTCCGCGAAAGTGACGGCACCCGGGCGGAAACAGGTGTTCCGCCGCGCCGGCTTCGACGACGTGATCGGCCTTGCCGACGAGCGGCCACCCGAAGACGGCAGGTCGTTGCTGGAGACGGTGATGCGGGACGGACGGCGCACAGGCAAGCCGCCGACCCTGCGCGAGAGTCGGGAGAGATTCGCCGCCGATCTTGCCGTGCTGCCACCGGTGGCCCGGCGGATCCGAGCCCCCGTGGCACCGCGGGCGACGACCTCCGAGCAGCTGAGCGCGCTCACCGACCAGGTCCGACGCCGCATCGCCGAGCAGACGCAGGCACCCGCCGCCCGTTGGCGGAACCCGGAGCGAAGCACCTACGGATCGCAGCGTTCCGTACCGAGGTGA